The window TTCACGACAGGGACATCAGAACGCTTCACGCGAAAGCGAATACTGCCAGACCGGGCGTCAGATCCGGGAATGCACCAAGGACAGCAATGAAACGAATTTTGATATTGATCGCCGTTCTAGCAGTTGCGGGCTGCGCGGCGACCACGAAAACCCAGACCAAACATGGCAAGAGAGGGCTACACATCAACTGCTCGGGGCTGTCATCTTCTTGGGACCAGTGCTACGCCAGTGCCGCCAACTCTTGCAATCCCAAGGGATACAAGGTTATCGCCAAATCGGGTGATGCCGTGGAAGAGCCAGGTGATTATCCGTTTGGCCTCAACCCTGCCGGCTATACCAGCCGCAGCATGATCGTCATCTGCAAGTGATCTGATTTCACACAGTCAGGCTATCGCCCTGCGATCTGACGAGCGATCTCATCATGACTGGACTTCAGCACCTTGCGCTGGAGCTCCGGCGTGGCAAGCATCCGCGCCACCACCAACGCCCCGATGCATTGCGACAGAATGGCCCAAGCCAGACTGTCGCTCGCCAACACCTGCGCCCAACTCTCCTGTAATTGGCAGATCCAGTGCTCCGCCTGCTGCCGAATCAATACGTCGGAACGAGCAATCTCGGCGCCCAGTGCCGGTAGAGCGCATCCGGTTTCCGGGTGTTCGACATGGGACATGCTCAGATAGTGCTTCAAGCAGCGTTCCAGCTTGTCGCGATCCTGATCAGCGCCCAATCGCTCCAGACTTTGGCGCAACTCACGTTCTACGATTGATGCGAACAGTTCG of the Pseudomonas sp. MAG733B genome contains:
- a CDS encoding TetR/AcrR family transcriptional regulator, producing MRYSASHKLETKEKLLQSSAVSAKKSGFSTVGVDGLMKAIGLSGGAFYSHFSSKDELFASIVERELRQSLERLGADQDRDKLERCLKHYLSMSHVEHPETGCALPALGAEIARSDVLIRQQAEHWICQLQESWAQVLASDSLAWAILSQCIGALVVARMLATPELQRKVLKSSHDEIARQIAGR